Proteins encoded together in one Meles meles chromosome 7, mMelMel3.1 paternal haplotype, whole genome shotgun sequence window:
- the RNF41 gene encoding E3 ubiquitin-protein ligase NRDP1, with product MGYDVTRFQGDVDEDLICPICSGVLEEPVQAPHCEHAFCNACITQWFSQQQTCPVDRSVVTVAHLRPVPRIMRNMLSKLQIACDNAVFGCSAVVRLDNLMSHLSDCEHNPKRPVTCEQGCGLEMPKDELPNHNCIKHLRSVVQQQQTRIAELEKTSAEHKHQLAEQKRDIQLLKAYMRAIRSVNPNLQNLEETIEYNEILEWVNSLQPARVTRWGGMISTPDAVLQAVIKRSLVESGCPASIVNELIENAHERSWPQGLATLETRQMNRRYYENYVAKRIPGKQAVVVMACENQHMGDDMVQEPGLVMIFAHGVEEI from the exons ATGGGGTATGATGTAACCCGTTTCCAGGGGGATGTTGATGAAGACCTTATCTGTCCTATTTGCAGTGGGGTCTTGGAGGAGCCAGTCCAG GCACCTCATTGTGAGCATGCCTTCTGCAATGCCTGCATCACCCAGTGGTTCTCTCAGCAGCAGACGTGTCCGGTGGACCGTAGCGTTGTGACGGTCGCCCACCTGCGCCCAGTACCTCGGATCATGCGGAACATGTTGTCGAAGCTGCAGATCGCCTGCGACAACGCTGTGTTTGGCTGTAGTGCTGTTGTCCGGCTTGACAACCTCATGTCTCACCTCAGCGACTGTGAGCACAACCCCAAACGGCCTGTGACCTGTGAGCAGGGCTGCGG CCTGGAGATGCCCAAAGATGAGCTGCCAAATCACAACTGCATTAAGCACCTGCGTTCCGTGGTGCAGCAGCAGCAGACGCGCATCGCAGAGCTGGAAAAGACCTCAGCCGAGCATAAACACCAGCTGGCCGAGCAG AAGCGAGATATCCAGCTGCTAAAGGCATACATGCGAGCTATCCGCAGCGTCAACCCCAACCTGCAGAACCTGGAGGAGACAATTGAATACAACGAGATCCTAGA GTGGGTGAACTCCCTGCAGCCTGCAAGAGTGACCCGCTGGGGAGGGATGATCTCGACCCCAGATGCTGTACTCCAGGCTGTAATCAAGCGCTCCCTGGTGGAGAGTGGCTGTCCTGCCTCTATCGTCAACGAGCTGATTGAAAATGCCCACGAGCGGAGCTGGCCGCAGGGTCTGGCCACCCTAGAGACAAGACAGATGAACCGGCGCTACTATGAGAACTATGTGGCCAAGCGCATCCCTGGCAAACAGGCTGTCGTCGTGATGGCCTGTGAGAACCAGCACATGGGCGATGACATGGTGCAGGAGCCGGGCCTTGTCATGATCTTTGCGCATGGCGTAGAAGAGATATAG